A DNA window from Bacillales bacterium contains the following coding sequences:
- a CDS encoding penicillin-binding transpeptidase domain-containing protein has translation MKHRKGWLPVLFVFALVWLGGCSNDVPTPEERWHTYVHAWETEQFSDMYELLSTNAKKTISKQKFVDRYKNLGSDLKITDVTIESKAVASESDRKKEKEDGKVKLPFSAQMSTIAGNVTFSEKATLVKETRKTAEGEEQVNWYVDWTTQLIFPQLTGPNIEVHLATLSAERGEILDRNGRPLAVNGQQASVGMEPDRLKTGSKKKFAEITGIPVKQIDDNLHASWVKPNYFVPIVNIPLTEEEKLSKLQAIPGVFIRKIPARIYPYGEAAGHLTGYIGTISAEEWKKHQKDGYDKSDKIGKTGLEAIFENRLRAVDGVEIYTTDQDGNRLQTIAKKAPQDGETVQLTIDAELQKKMYGKFAEDGDVGTAAAINPITGEVLALVTAPDFNPNTIHEDYNALKQNEKQPLINRFIQAYSPGSAMKPITAAIGLETGVIDPDEPMTINGPWQPDSSWGDYRVHRVDHLTSVDLRDALVYSDNIYFARVAYQLGKQRFKNEAKAFGFGQPLPDFPFPIEAAQLTGSDGFSTEIELANSGYGQGKVLISALQLADTYTPFINDGQLLKLTLLKDRVDPSNNVWKEHILSEKTAETIVNDLKQVVQSPNGTGHAANIPGLSIAGKTGTPELKASDKVENGKENGWFVAFNTNDPKILVAMMVENVQNRGGSHYVVPKVAEILNWYLKP, from the coding sequence GTGAAGCATAGGAAAGGATGGCTGCCGGTACTTTTCGTCTTCGCTCTCGTTTGGCTCGGGGGATGTTCCAACGACGTACCGACACCGGAAGAACGTTGGCATACATATGTTCATGCTTGGGAAACCGAACAATTTTCCGACATGTATGAACTGCTTTCAACAAATGCGAAAAAGACAATCTCAAAACAGAAATTCGTCGACCGCTACAAAAATTTGGGCAGCGATTTAAAAATTACCGACGTGACCATTGAATCGAAAGCCGTTGCGTCGGAGAGCGACAGGAAGAAAGAAAAAGAGGACGGTAAGGTGAAATTGCCGTTTTCCGCACAAATGAGCACGATCGCGGGTAATGTTACGTTTTCCGAAAAAGCAACGCTCGTGAAAGAAACACGGAAAACAGCCGAAGGCGAAGAACAGGTAAATTGGTACGTCGATTGGACGACCCAGTTAATCTTTCCGCAATTGACCGGACCGAACATCGAGGTCCACTTGGCAACGCTTTCCGCTGAACGCGGTGAAATTTTGGACAGGAACGGACGCCCTCTCGCCGTCAACGGCCAGCAAGCTTCCGTCGGCATGGAGCCGGATCGATTGAAGACCGGTTCGAAAAAGAAATTCGCCGAAATTACGGGAATTCCCGTGAAACAAATCGATGATAACTTGCACGCATCATGGGTGAAACCGAACTATTTCGTTCCGATCGTCAACATCCCGTTGACCGAAGAAGAAAAACTTAGCAAGCTTCAAGCAATTCCCGGAGTATTCATTCGGAAAATCCCGGCACGCATCTATCCGTACGGTGAAGCCGCGGGTCATTTGACAGGCTATATCGGCACGATCTCTGCTGAGGAATGGAAAAAACATCAAAAAGACGGGTACGACAAGTCCGACAAAATCGGAAAAACGGGTCTGGAAGCGATTTTCGAAAACCGGCTGCGTGCTGTCGACGGCGTCGAGATTTACACGACGGATCAAGACGGGAACCGGTTGCAGACGATCGCGAAAAAGGCTCCGCAAGATGGGGAAACCGTTCAGCTGACCATTGATGCCGAATTGCAAAAGAAAATGTATGGAAAATTCGCGGAGGACGGCGACGTCGGTACAGCCGCGGCGATCAATCCGATCACTGGTGAAGTTTTGGCGCTTGTTACCGCACCTGATTTCAATCCGAACACCATTCACGAAGACTACAATGCTTTGAAACAAAATGAGAAGCAACCGCTGATCAATCGGTTCATTCAAGCCTACTCTCCAGGATCGGCGATGAAACCGATCACTGCTGCCATCGGGTTGGAGACCGGCGTTATCGACCCTGATGAACCGATGACAATCAACGGACCGTGGCAACCGGATTCCTCGTGGGGAGACTATCGCGTTCACCGCGTCGATCATCTAACGTCCGTCGATTTGCGCGATGCGCTTGTTTATTCGGACAATATTTATTTTGCGCGCGTCGCTTATCAACTCGGCAAACAACGATTCAAAAACGAGGCGAAGGCATTCGGTTTCGGACAACCGCTTCCAGACTTCCCCTTCCCGATCGAAGCAGCGCAATTGACAGGCAGCGACGGATTTTCGACGGAGATCGAATTGGCAAACAGCGGATACGGACAAGGCAAAGTGTTAATCAGTGCTTTGCAACTGGCGGATACTTATACGCCTTTTATCAATGACGGGCAATTATTGAAACTTACGTTGCTGAAAGATCGCGTTGACCCGTCAAATAACGTTTGGAAGGAACACATCCTATCGGAGAAAACAGCCGAAACAATCGTAAATGATTTAAAACAAGTCGTGCAAAGCCCGAACGGAACGGGACATGCGGCGAACATCCCCGGCCTCTCCATTGCCGGTAAAACGGGTACGCCTGAATTGAAAGCAAGCGATAAAGTCGAGAACGGTAAAGAAAACGGGTGGTTTGTCGCCTTCAATACGAACGATCCAAAGATTCTCGTCGCGATGATGGTGGAAAACGTTCAAAATCGCGGCGGCAGCCATTATGTCGTACCGAAGGTGGCGGAAATTCTTAATTGGTATTTAAAGCCGTAA
- a CDS encoding PAS domain S-box protein, whose product MKSYGDWKRRKSLLISFAYIVIGILWVTLGDAWVGHRLLSSKEYWLYQEIKGVIFVCLSGIAVYFCAKYVREQKSFTKSLSRLDLLQTNFEVSSLADQLNSSVSILRPENDRFSIVYVNHGFTRLTGYDAEEALGKELPFLKGKNTSPAALERYEEALRAEEIATIELLYYRRDGTPFWNELKINPVYDADHELLFFIVLQNDITKRKCAERRLQESEQRYKSLFAHNPDMVCSLDMNGVIKSANPAVEKFTGYGVDEVIDQSCWDFISDRDRNKAKVFFEKVYEGNPQHGEYQMYHKSGDLIDIEAVVIPIIIDGEVSGTFTIAKDVTEQKKTQELLGKAEKLNVVGELAAGIAHEIRNPLTSLKGFVQLLRPNLSEKKAYTDVMLSELDRIEQIVTELLLLAKPKPALFEEKNLKQLLEHVRTLLNTKAIMSNTEIVLHYQCDIDYILCEENQLKQVLINLLKNAIEAMPDGGEILIRADKIDHKHVQISIIDEGQGIPEEHLPKLGEPFYTTKEQGTGLGLMISWKIIKEHGGEMVFESEENKGTTVQITLPVNPKVSDEKSGNYQITS is encoded by the coding sequence ATGAAATCATATGGTGATTGGAAGAGACGAAAATCTTTACTCATTTCTTTCGCTTATATCGTAATTGGCATCCTTTGGGTGACTCTTGGTGATGCGTGGGTAGGTCATCGATTATTAAGCAGCAAAGAATATTGGCTTTACCAGGAGATTAAAGGTGTCATATTCGTATGCTTGTCGGGGATCGCTGTTTATTTTTGCGCAAAATACGTGCGAGAGCAAAAGAGCTTTACAAAGAGCTTGAGTCGATTGGACTTGTTACAAACGAATTTCGAGGTCAGCTCGCTCGCCGATCAATTGAATTCGAGCGTGTCGATTTTGCGCCCGGAAAACGATCGATTTTCCATTGTGTATGTCAATCACGGGTTCACACGTTTAACCGGTTATGATGCCGAAGAAGCGCTAGGAAAAGAACTTCCGTTTTTAAAAGGCAAAAATACGAGCCCGGCAGCATTAGAGCGGTACGAAGAGGCGTTGCGTGCGGAAGAAATTGCGACGATCGAATTGTTGTATTACCGGAGAGACGGCACCCCGTTTTGGAATGAACTCAAGATCAATCCGGTCTACGATGCGGACCATGAGCTTCTTTTTTTTATCGTCCTTCAAAATGACATAACGAAAAGGAAATGTGCTGAAAGGCGGCTGCAAGAAAGCGAGCAAAGATATAAGTCTTTGTTTGCTCATAATCCGGACATGGTTTGTTCGCTTGACATGAACGGAGTGATCAAGAGCGCCAACCCGGCGGTCGAAAAGTTTACCGGCTACGGTGTTGACGAGGTCATCGATCAAAGCTGCTGGGACTTTATTAGTGACAGAGACCGGAATAAAGCAAAAGTGTTCTTTGAAAAAGTGTACGAAGGGAACCCGCAGCACGGGGAGTACCAAATGTATCATAAATCGGGGGATCTGATCGACATAGAAGCGGTCGTAATTCCGATCATCATCGACGGTGAGGTTTCCGGCACTTTCACGATCGCAAAAGACGTAACAGAACAAAAAAAGACGCAGGAGTTGTTAGGAAAAGCGGAAAAATTGAACGTCGTCGGCGAGTTGGCGGCGGGCATTGCCCACGAAATCCGAAATCCTTTAACTTCGCTGAAAGGGTTCGTGCAATTGCTGCGTCCGAATTTATCGGAAAAAAAAGCGTATACCGACGTGATGTTGTCGGAATTGGACCGAATCGAACAGATCGTCACCGAATTGCTTTTGCTCGCAAAACCTAAACCGGCGTTGTTCGAGGAGAAAAATTTAAAACAATTGCTGGAGCACGTGAGAACATTGTTAAATACGAAAGCAATCATGAGCAACACTGAAATCGTGCTTCATTACCAATGTGATATCGATTACATCCTCTGTGAGGAAAATCAATTGAAACAAGTGTTGATCAATTTGTTGAAAAATGCGATTGAAGCGATGCCAGACGGCGGAGAGATTCTCATCCGAGCTGACAAAATTGACCACAAGCACGTGCAAATTTCCATTATTGACGAAGGGCAGGGGATCCCGGAGGAACATTTGCCGAAGCTCGGAGAACCTTTTTATACGACGAAAGAGCAAGGAACGGGACTCGGTTTGATGATTAGCTGGAAAATCATTAAAGAACACGGCGGAGAGATGGTGTTTGAGAGCGAAGAAAACAAAGGAACGACCGTGCAAATCACTCTTCCGGTTAATCCGAAAGTGTCAGACGAGAAAAGCGGCAATTATCAAATTACGAGTTGA
- a CDS encoding flavin reductase family protein: protein MDDRMFRNAMGKFTTGVTVITAKWQDEIYGMTANAFMSVSMNPKLISVSIDEKANMHDKMGQVSRFAVSILSDQQRDISMHFARQKEKDKVAFEWFHGVPVIKDAIAAIVCDVYDSYKAGDHTLFIGKVINLETKQGNPLVFFEGKYGTDHLNKNETV from the coding sequence ATGGACGACCGAATGTTTAGAAATGCGATGGGGAAATTTACGACAGGTGTCACCGTGATCACCGCGAAGTGGCAAGATGAAATATACGGAATGACTGCGAACGCATTCATGTCCGTTTCGATGAACCCGAAATTGATTTCAGTGTCGATTGACGAGAAAGCGAACATGCATGATAAGATGGGGCAAGTCTCGCGATTTGCAGTCAGCATTTTGTCGGACCAGCAAAGAGACATTTCGATGCATTTTGCACGGCAAAAAGAAAAAGATAAGGTCGCGTTTGAATGGTTCCACGGCGTTCCCGTAATCAAAGACGCGATTGCCGCGATCGTTTGCGACGTCTATGATTCTTACAAGGCCGGCGATCACACGTTGTTCATCGGAAAAGTGATCAATCTCGAAACGAAACAAGGAAATCCGCTCGTCTTTTTTGAAGGGAAATACGGGACAGATCATTTGAATAAAAATGAAACGGTGTAA
- a CDS encoding TVP38/TMEM64 family protein: MAIESYFTIDHIRHILQDYKSFGPLLGILLPLLEAFVPILPLMLFVAANAAVYGFLLGSLISWAGTCFGAVLVFFIFRSLARGRLKYWLHRRKKIRRTLRWVEEHGFGPLFLVLCIPFTPSSLVNVAAGLSDISFKSFLMSVLLGKMVLIFMVSSVGYDWMNILDQPFKLSAIAGVVVVLWLAGKRMEKRMLKKKQTNV, from the coding sequence ATGGCAATTGAATCATATTTCACAATTGATCACATTCGTCATATTTTACAAGATTATAAGTCTTTCGGCCCTCTTCTCGGCATCTTGTTACCTTTGCTTGAAGCGTTTGTGCCGATTTTACCTTTAATGTTGTTCGTCGCCGCCAATGCCGCCGTGTACGGTTTTTTACTCGGATCCTTAATTTCATGGGCCGGTACGTGTTTCGGAGCAGTTCTCGTCTTTTTTATTTTCCGGTCATTGGCGCGGGGACGTCTGAAATATTGGCTGCACCGGCGGAAGAAAATCCGCAGAACGTTACGGTGGGTGGAAGAACACGGTTTCGGGCCGTTGTTCCTCGTTCTATGCATTCCGTTTACGCCTTCGTCGCTCGTCAACGTCGCCGCTGGTTTGTCGGACATTAGTTTCAAGTCTTTTTTAATGTCCGTTCTGCTTGGGAAAATGGTGTTGATCTTCATGGTTTCCTCGGTTGGATACGATTGGATGAACATCCTCGACCAACCGTTTAAACTGTCGGCCATCGCGGGCGTCGTCGTCGTGCTCTGGCTGGCCGGAAAACGAATGGAAAAACGAATGTTGAAAAAGAAACAAACGAATGTTTAA
- a CDS encoding TrkH family potassium uptake protein produces the protein METETVKSIQRTKSTLNPPQMLIIGFVCLIIVGTLLLKLPISTTSPISWLTALFTATSATTVTGLIVVDTPTAFTMFGKIVILTLIQVGGLGIMTFAILIFLVMGKKISIKQRLLVQNALNQNTLGGIIKLAKNLLIFSLLIELVVAFLLALYWGPKIGWQKGIFFSIFHTVSAFNNAGFSLWSDNLSRWVGDPIVNLLITFLIIIGGLGFTVLVNLWTARHVRELTLHTKFMLVGTLALNVFGFLMVLSLEFNNPGTIGHLPLGQKLWASYFQGVIPRTAGFNTVPIGHLRDATLFILILLMFIGAGSTSTGGGIKVTTFIALLLTIVKILKGEQDAVAFGRTIKDSIFIRAFALVVASLTSIFTAIFILTLTEKASFLSIAFEVVSAFGTVGLSTGLTPHLSVIGKLVIISMMFIGKLGPLTLVFSVGAPEIRNIRYPEGRLFIG, from the coding sequence ATGGAAACAGAAACAGTAAAATCCATTCAACGCACAAAGAGTACGTTGAACCCCCCACAGATGCTGATCATCGGCTTCGTATGCCTGATTATCGTCGGTACCCTCTTGTTAAAGCTGCCGATTTCGACTACTTCTCCGATCAGTTGGCTCACCGCCTTGTTTACGGCAACTTCGGCTACAACTGTAACCGGCCTTATCGTCGTCGACACGCCAACCGCCTTTACGATGTTCGGCAAAATCGTCATTCTCACTTTAATACAAGTCGGCGGACTTGGGATTATGACGTTCGCGATATTGATTTTTCTCGTCATGGGAAAAAAAATCAGCATCAAACAACGGCTGCTCGTTCAAAATGCGTTGAACCAAAATACGCTCGGGGGAATCATAAAGCTCGCAAAGAATCTGCTCATTTTCTCTCTCTTAATCGAACTCGTCGTCGCGTTTTTGCTTGCGCTTTATTGGGGACCGAAAATCGGCTGGCAAAAAGGAATCTTTTTCAGCATTTTTCATACGGTATCCGCGTTCAACAATGCCGGTTTTTCACTTTGGTCCGACAACCTCTCGCGCTGGGTCGGCGATCCGATCGTTAACTTGTTGATCACGTTCCTGATCATCATCGGCGGTCTCGGCTTTACGGTGCTCGTTAATCTTTGGACCGCGCGCCACGTACGGGAGCTTACTTTACATACGAAATTCATGCTCGTCGGCACACTTGCCTTGAATGTTTTCGGATTTCTCATGGTTCTCTCCCTTGAGTTCAACAATCCGGGCACGATCGGACACCTCCCGCTCGGACAAAAGCTGTGGGCGTCTTACTTTCAAGGGGTCATTCCGCGCACAGCCGGATTCAATACCGTACCGATTGGCCACTTGCGCGATGCGACGCTGTTCATCCTCATTTTGTTGATGTTCATCGGTGCCGGAAGCACTTCAACGGGCGGCGGGATCAAAGTGACGACGTTCATCGCCCTGTTGTTAACGATCGTCAAAATTTTAAAAGGGGAGCAGGACGCGGTTGCCTTCGGAAGAACGATCAAAGACTCGATCTTTATCAGAGCTTTTGCGCTCGTGGTCGCAAGCTTAACGAGCATATTCACGGCCATTTTTATCTTGACGCTCACGGAAAAGGCGTCCTTTCTCAGCATTGCATTTGAGGTCGTTTCGGCGTTCGGCACAGTCGGACTGTCCACCGGCCTGACTCCGCATTTGTCCGTGATCGGAAAACTCGTCATCATTTCGATGATGTTCATCGGAAAACTTGGACCGTTGACGCTCGTCTTTTCTGTCGGAGCACCGGAAATCAGAAACATCCGCTACCCCGAAGGACGGTTGTTCATTGGTTAA
- a CDS encoding Na+/H+ antiporter NhaC family protein — MQWLSVIPFLVVIPLAIWTKQVLPGLIVGLLAGSYLAEPTVIGGIGQAIAYIVDSLRNESNIKVLIFLYAFSGLVGMIKSAGGIRGFVELSAERVKTKREALVLTWISTFGTFSAPNFRIVTVAPIMKALLKKIKMSKEELAFAIETTSAPLIALVPIATASVGYMVSLIDQSLRQENIHLDAYSLFIRSIPFNFFSIILLMLGFYLSFIHRSKQPVTGAEGKEQLEKDPDWHHCHPAVSKELPKKPWNLLVPLILVIGLTLFLTWWDGHAKGYLFFNAFIKADVLTSMVVALIVTSFVSAVFFMVQRNKLVDLISRFIEGGNELMPVILLLAVVWGLTASAQDLGFSAFVTSNVGWIPSAFVPPVLFVIGSIISYFVGSSWGTWGILMPLGISMGAVSGAPLALVVGAVFASGAFGAFASPLSDNTNTIGKILDLTVIKYARFKLTPALIAAGIATVLYGGATLIL, encoded by the coding sequence ATGCAATGGCTTTCGGTCATCCCATTTCTCGTTGTCATCCCGCTTGCCATTTGGACGAAACAAGTATTGCCCGGTTTGATCGTTGGATTGCTTGCCGGCTCCTATTTGGCCGAACCGACCGTGATCGGCGGGATCGGACAAGCGATCGCTTACATCGTTGATAGTCTCAGGAACGAGAGCAACATCAAAGTGCTCATTTTTTTATACGCGTTTTCCGGTCTTGTCGGCATGATTAAATCGGCCGGCGGCATTCGCGGCTTTGTTGAACTGTCTGCTGAAAGGGTTAAGACGAAGAGAGAAGCGCTCGTATTGACGTGGATTTCCACTTTCGGCACGTTCAGCGCCCCGAATTTCCGGATCGTAACCGTTGCGCCGATTATGAAGGCGCTGTTGAAAAAAATCAAAATGTCCAAAGAAGAATTGGCGTTTGCGATCGAAACGACGTCCGCCCCGCTTATCGCGCTTGTGCCAATCGCCACTGCATCGGTCGGTTACATGGTGTCGCTCATTGACCAATCGTTGCGGCAGGAGAACATTCATCTTGATGCTTATTCGTTATTTATCCGGAGCATCCCGTTCAATTTTTTCTCGATCATCCTCCTAATGCTCGGTTTTTATTTAAGTTTCATACACCGGTCAAAACAACCGGTCACCGGTGCCGAAGGCAAGGAGCAGCTGGAAAAGGACCCCGACTGGCACCATTGTCATCCTGCCGTTTCGAAAGAGCTGCCGAAAAAACCGTGGAACTTGCTCGTTCCACTCATTTTGGTCATCGGCTTGACGCTGTTTTTGACGTGGTGGGACGGTCACGCGAAAGGGTATCTTTTTTTCAACGCGTTCATAAAGGCTGACGTGTTGACTTCGATGGTCGTTGCCTTGATCGTTACGTCTTTTGTTTCGGCGGTCTTTTTCATGGTTCAAAGAAACAAGCTCGTCGATCTCATATCGCGTTTCATCGAAGGCGGCAATGAACTCATGCCCGTCATTTTGTTGCTCGCCGTCGTCTGGGGATTGACGGCATCTGCCCAAGATCTCGGATTTTCCGCGTTCGTTACGTCGAATGTCGGTTGGATTCCTTCTGCGTTTGTGCCGCCGGTTTTGTTCGTCATCGGTTCTATCATTTCCTATTTTGTCGGTTCTTCCTGGGGGACATGGGGGATTCTCATGCCGCTTGGCATTTCAATGGGAGCGGTTTCCGGCGCGCCGCTTGCGCTCGTCGTCGGTGCGGTGTTCGCGAGCGGAGCGTTCGGAGCTTTCGCATCGCCGTTGAGCGACAACACGAATACGATCGGAAAAATCCTTGACTTAACCGTTATAAAATATGCCCGTTTCAAGCTGACGCCTGCGTTAATTGCCGCCGGCATCGCGACGGTGTTATACGGTGGAGCGACTTTGATCTTGTAA